One region of Colius striatus isolate bColStr4 chromosome 4, bColStr4.1.hap1, whole genome shotgun sequence genomic DNA includes:
- the TRHR gene encoding thyrotropin-releasing hormone receptor: MENATGDEQNQTGLPLTSQDIITAEYQVVTILLVLLICGLGIVGNIMVVLVVLRTKHMRTPTNCYLVSLAVADLMVLVAAGLPNITESLYRSWVYGYVGCLCITYLQYLGINTSSFSITAFTVERYIAICHPIKAQFLCTFSRAKKIIIFVWAFTSIYCMLWFFLLDLNTVVYKDTTVVSCGYKVSRSYYSPIYMMDFGIFYVVPMVLATVLYGLIAKILFLNSIPSDPKENSKTWRNDMTHQSKSVNSKMTNKSFNSTIASRRQVTKMLAVVVILFAFLWMPYRTLVVVNSFLSSPFQENWFLLFCRICIYLNSAINPVIYNLMSQKFRAAFRKLCNCQQKQEKKPASYSVPLNYNVIKESDHFSTELEDITVTNTYLSSAKLYLGDTCLSSEVTVNTF, encoded by the exons ATGGAGAATGCCACAGGGGATGAGCAGAACCAAACTGGGCTGCCACTAACAAGCCAGGATATCATTACAGCCGAATACCAAGTGGTTACTATCCTCTTGGTCCTCCTCATCTGCGGACTGGGCATCGTGGGCAACATCATGGTGGTTTTGGTGGTCCTCAGAACCAAACACATGAGAACTCCCACTAACTGCTATCTGGTGAGTCTGGCTGTGGCAGATCTCATGGTCCTTGTGGCTGCAGGACTACCCAATATCACAGAAAGCCTGTATAGATCCTGGGTGTATGGCTATGTGGGTTGTCTCTGCATCACTTATCTTCAGTACCTAGGGATCAATACATCTTCTTTCTCCATCACTGCCTTCACCGTTGAGAGATACATAGCCATCTGCCACCCAATCAAAGCTCAATTCCTATGCACTTTTTCAAGAGCCAAAAAGatcattatttttgtttgggCTTTCACGTCCATATACTGTATGCTCTGGTTTTTCTTGCTAGACCTTAATACAGTAGTCTACAAAGACACTACTGTTGTGTCCTGTGGCTACAAGGTGTCCAGGAGCTATTACTCTCCTATCTACATGATGGACTTTGGTATATTTTATGTTGTGCCAATGGTACTGGCGACTGTCCTCTACGGCCTGATTGCTAAAATACTGTTCCTGAACTCCATCCCTTCGGACCCCAAAGAAAACTCTAAGACATGGAGGAATGACATGACTCACCAAAGCAAGTCTGTGAATTCCAAGATGACTAACAAGAGTTTCAATAGCACTATTGCTTCTCGAAGGCAG GTTACCAAGATGTTGGCCGTGGTTGTGATCCTGTTTGCATTTCTATGGATGCCCTACCGCACGCTGGTTGTGGTCAATTCCTTTCTCTCCAGTCCTTTCCAAGAAAACTGGTTCCTGCTATTTTGCAGaatctgtatttatttaaatagtGCCATCAATCCTGTAATTTACAATCTCATGTCCCAGAAATTCAGAGCAGCCTTCAGGAAACTCTGCAACTGCCAGCAGAAACAGGAGAAGAAACCAGCTAGTTACAGTGTGCCCCTAAATTATAATGTCATCAAAGAGTCTGATCACTTCAGCACTGAGCTAGAAGATATTACTGTCACCAATACCTATCTGTCTTCTGCAAAATTGTACCTTGGGGATACATGTTTGTCATCAGAGGTAACAGTTAATACCTTTTAA